In Pseudobacter ginsenosidimutans, the following are encoded in one genomic region:
- a CDS encoding RNA polymerase sigma factor, with product MAEPVPYDEKELILRVADGDQQAFRMLYDQYVQHVYGIALQLMKSPDLSQDLTQEIFVRVWIKRAILPEVEQFRPWLNTITRNLARDYLRKKVIAPDYEPYLLGFFADLSPSAEEELAHRQLQQVMKEAIDQLSPQLKTAFTLSRFRGMTHEQIAREMQISPTTSKSHLVRALASIRSYLKVHYPEVAIVVTVLLSPRG from the coding sequence TTGGCAGAGCCGGTACCATACGATGAAAAAGAACTGATTCTACGGGTTGCGGATGGAGATCAGCAGGCGTTCAGAATGCTGTACGATCAATATGTACAGCATGTGTACGGAATAGCCTTGCAATTGATGAAATCGCCGGACCTGTCGCAGGACCTCACGCAGGAGATCTTTGTGCGGGTTTGGATAAAAAGAGCCATTCTTCCGGAAGTGGAACAGTTCAGGCCCTGGCTGAACACCATCACCCGCAACCTGGCCCGCGATTATTTGCGTAAAAAAGTAATAGCACCGGATTATGAACCTTATCTGCTCGGCTTCTTTGCCGATCTTTCCCCTTCTGCGGAAGAAGAGCTGGCCCACCGGCAATTACAGCAGGTGATGAAGGAAGCAATCGATCAGCTTTCCCCGCAACTCAAGACCGCTTTCACGCTGAGCCGTTTCAGAGGTATGACGCATGAACAGATAGCCCGGGAGATGCAGATTTCCCCTACAACCTCTAAAAGCCACCTGGTACGCGCACTTGCTTCCATCCGCAGTTACCTGAAAGTACATTATCCTGAAGTGGCCATTGTAGTTACAGTACTGCTGAGCCCCAGGGGCTGA
- a CDS encoding helix-turn-helix domain-containing protein, producing MNILSNSGRSIQYRDSFISIQTYVPFSIFSTQHTRHRLLFVLSGAATVEHGAGVYRLEAGQLIYLKRDIAVSLTAGDASLEIITAVIGEELLLEFTRMAALPEGPALQDAVTVHDITPQLEDYFITLVHYFTSENGVEPSLARIKLLELLYCIGAKHPVLLKQLLQWKQQVYGDIMTVVCDNLENSLTLSRLAKLSGRSLSSFKRDFHAINNMAPSRWIRQKKLEKAKEMVANTSLAVADVCYTLGFGNVTHFSRLFKSYFGVSPSEFKRNKQQLKVA from the coding sequence ATGAATATTCTGTCCAACTCCGGTAGGTCCATTCAATACCGCGACTCATTCATTTCCATACAAACCTATGTTCCGTTTTCTATTTTCAGCACGCAACATACCCGTCATCGTTTATTGTTCGTATTGAGCGGCGCTGCCACAGTAGAGCACGGCGCCGGTGTTTACAGGCTGGAAGCCGGTCAGTTGATTTACCTGAAACGCGACATTGCTGTTTCGCTCACAGCCGGCGATGCTTCACTGGAGATCATCACGGCTGTAATAGGAGAAGAACTTCTGCTGGAATTTACGCGCATGGCTGCATTACCCGAAGGACCTGCATTGCAGGATGCCGTAACGGTACATGATATTACCCCACAACTGGAAGATTACTTCATTACACTTGTCCATTATTTTACTTCGGAAAATGGGGTAGAGCCATCCCTCGCCAGGATCAAATTGCTGGAACTCCTGTATTGTATCGGCGCCAAACATCCTGTACTTCTGAAACAACTGCTGCAATGGAAGCAACAGGTATACGGCGATATCATGACCGTTGTTTGTGATAACCTGGAAAACTCCCTGACGCTTTCACGACTGGCAAAATTATCAGGCAGAAGTCTTTCCAGCTTTAAAAGGGATTTCCATGCCATCAATAATATGGCGCCTTCCCGATGGATCAGACAGAAGAAACTGGAAAAGGCAAAGGAGATGGTAGCCAATACGTCACTTGCGGTTGCAGATGTATGTTATACCCTGGGTTTTGGAAACGTTACGCATTTTTCGAGATTGTTCAAGTCGTATTTTGGCGTTTCTCCATCTGAGTTCAAAAGGAATAAGCAACAACTGAAAGTAGCCTGA
- a CDS encoding redoxin family protein: MMIKKLISTAMAIMAVLILTAQKRLSIIPEFPQRGQTVTVNFDPRIAGAGSSGKSIGPDAGIVTLVFSSSTLYDQPYRVDMEKRGGIWTISFPLERYATFASFYLQSGEIIEAPAKGHYEIMVYDKKRKPVFSANLHRGYSLNQQLGKSPGLAAAQAAMFKKELELYPDNYEAKLRLLTSQMNAAPENGKEKLRKEALKVISDRFYAAPTNGGNLNKVTMGYHIIGEPQRVDSIRKVVIEKYAGSDLAWEYYIGQISREKDTATKIALLEKALQHETTTNGNAFTGAHERLFELFAAKKDSTKALYHAGFMRRGEKDPYTPRMYKEITQTLLDNDLALDSAAWYAEHTLSMADSFPVGVIRYWPETGYVYPYTNDSMRQSVYSTARGNLLSMLAQINYKRGRITEAQQNIDAALQAALDKETADNAAWFFRKTNQPGRLDQLQAARLKLMKKDVAKKRIRIPAPSLKHFTTLDGKPVDTNALKNKVLLIDFWATWCGPCMEEMPYIQKLYDACKQNPDVVFMVVNSGSRNTLKDAQSWFGNRKYSFPVYYNTDPAVGDKFKFSVIPATYIINREGYIEFSNIGFEGADIEMKLKLQIEMALQ; this comes from the coding sequence ATGATGATCAAAAAATTGATCAGTACAGCCATGGCAATCATGGCTGTACTGATCCTTACTGCACAAAAACGCCTGAGCATTATTCCTGAATTCCCGCAGCGGGGACAAACCGTTACCGTCAACTTCGATCCTCGGATAGCCGGCGCCGGTAGTTCCGGAAAATCAATTGGGCCGGATGCAGGAATTGTTACCCTTGTATTCAGCTCTTCCACACTGTATGATCAGCCATACAGGGTTGATATGGAAAAGAGAGGAGGGATTTGGACGATATCTTTTCCGCTGGAACGTTATGCCACTTTTGCCAGCTTCTATCTGCAGAGCGGAGAGATAATTGAAGCACCAGCCAAAGGGCATTACGAAATAATGGTGTATGATAAAAAAAGAAAACCTGTATTCAGCGCCAATCTGCACCGCGGTTATAGCCTGAACCAGCAGCTGGGTAAATCGCCCGGGCTGGCAGCAGCACAGGCTGCAATGTTCAAAAAAGAACTGGAACTCTATCCGGATAATTATGAAGCGAAGCTGAGGTTACTGACCAGTCAGATGAATGCCGCACCGGAAAATGGAAAAGAGAAATTAAGGAAAGAGGCATTGAAGGTGATATCCGATCGTTTTTATGCGGCTCCCACCAACGGAGGTAACCTGAATAAAGTGACGATGGGGTATCATATCATCGGCGAACCACAGCGGGTGGACAGTATCAGGAAAGTGGTGATTGAAAAGTATGCAGGCTCCGATCTTGCCTGGGAGTATTACATTGGTCAGATTTCCCGGGAGAAAGATACAGCCACAAAAATCGCATTGCTTGAGAAAGCGCTGCAACATGAGACTACTACCAATGGCAACGCATTTACAGGCGCCCATGAGCGCTTGTTTGAATTGTTCGCTGCAAAAAAAGACAGTACAAAAGCCCTGTACCATGCAGGTTTCATGCGAAGGGGTGAAAAAGATCCTTATACGCCGCGCATGTACAAAGAGATCACGCAGACCTTGCTGGATAATGACCTGGCGCTGGACAGTGCAGCCTGGTATGCTGAACATACTTTATCGATGGCCGATAGTTTCCCCGTGGGAGTGATCCGCTACTGGCCGGAAACTGGCTATGTATATCCTTATACCAACGACAGCATGCGTCAATCTGTATATAGCACTGCCCGCGGAAATCTTTTGTCCATGCTGGCGCAGATCAACTACAAACGCGGCCGGATAACCGAAGCTCAGCAAAATATCGATGCTGCATTGCAGGCGGCCCTCGACAAAGAAACTGCTGATAATGCCGCCTGGTTCTTCCGGAAAACAAATCAGCCTGGGCGTCTCGATCAGTTGCAGGCTGCCAGATTGAAGCTGATGAAAAAGGATGTGGCGAAAAAAAGAATACGGATCCCGGCTCCTTCCCTGAAACATTTCACTACCCTGGATGGAAAGCCGGTAGACACGAATGCGTTGAAGAATAAAGTGCTGCTGATAGATTTCTGGGCAACCTGGTGTGGTCCCTGCATGGAGGAAATGCCTTATATCCAGAAATTGTACGATGCCTGCAAACAAAATCCTGATGTAGTGTTCATGGTAGTGAACAGCGGTTCCCGCAATACACTCAAAGACGCACAGAGCTGGTTTGGAAACCGTAAATACAGTTTTCCGGTTTACTACAATACTGATCCGGCAGTAGGAGATAAGTTCAAATTCAGTGTAATCCCTGCTACCTATATCATCAACCGGGAAGGGTACATTGAATTCAGTAACATCGGTTTTGAAGGAGCAGATATCGAAATGAAATTGAAATTGCAGATCGAGATGGCCTTACAATGA
- a CDS encoding RagB/SusD family nutrient uptake outer membrane protein has protein sequence MKRIHILLAGWLIMGSMSCNKFVETPDPNNELASALTFTDDKTATAAIVGLYSNMNSFNYFWANVLMNYLTAMQADDLYYFTGFENYDVFRKNSLLPSSQYVQSMWADQYSYVYHANSCIEGLTKTTSLSEPVRKQLLGEAYFMRAFLHFYLVNMYGDVPLITSTDYIANGVKPREKTAVVYDQIIADLKEAKNLMEDNYPTANRVRPNKAAATALLARAYLYTKQWSLAEAEATLVLDNSLYDLLTDLNSVFLANSREAIWQLMPVNLAGGRNTWEGFTSTPATPTGTPLFRLDTTHLIEKFEPNDKRLANWTGFRKLSSGATVYFPYKYKVRTTTIGTLTEYSMVMRLAEQFLIRAEARIQQSKLDDGRADLDSIRIRAGLLALPETLDKSELLLAVEQERHMELFVEWGHRWFDLKRTGRSDAVLKPIKDANWQSTDTLYPIPLNAMKTNVYLEQNDGYK, from the coding sequence ATGAAACGCATTCACATACTATTGGCAGGGTGGTTGATAATGGGGTCAATGTCCTGCAACAAATTTGTTGAAACCCCGGATCCCAATAATGAACTGGCTTCTGCGCTGACCTTCACTGATGATAAAACGGCTACAGCCGCCATAGTGGGGCTGTACAGCAATATGAACTCCTTCAATTATTTCTGGGCCAATGTGCTGATGAATTATCTCACTGCCATGCAGGCGGATGACCTGTACTATTTTACAGGTTTCGAGAATTATGATGTGTTCAGGAAAAATTCGCTGTTGCCTTCCAGTCAGTATGTACAAAGCATGTGGGCTGATCAGTATTCTTATGTTTATCATGCCAACTCTTGCATTGAAGGATTGACAAAGACAACTTCATTGTCCGAGCCTGTAAGGAAACAGTTGTTGGGTGAAGCTTATTTCATGCGCGCCTTCCTGCATTTCTACCTGGTGAATATGTATGGCGATGTGCCACTGATCACCAGTACGGATTATATCGCCAACGGTGTGAAGCCCCGTGAAAAAACAGCCGTGGTATATGATCAGATCATTGCTGATCTGAAAGAGGCTAAGAATCTGATGGAGGATAATTATCCTACTGCCAACCGTGTTCGCCCCAATAAAGCTGCTGCCACTGCATTACTGGCTCGCGCTTACCTGTACACGAAACAATGGTCGCTGGCTGAAGCAGAGGCTACGCTGGTGCTGGATAATTCCCTGTATGATCTGCTGACAGACCTGAACTCCGTTTTCCTGGCCAATAGCCGTGAAGCGATCTGGCAATTGATGCCTGTGAATCTGGCAGGTGGCCGCAATACCTGGGAAGGTTTTACTTCAACACCTGCAACCCCAACAGGAACACCGCTCTTCAGGCTGGATACTACCCATCTCATAGAGAAATTCGAGCCCAATGATAAAAGGCTGGCCAACTGGACCGGTTTCAGGAAACTGAGTTCCGGCGCTACTGTGTACTTTCCGTATAAATACAAAGTGCGTACAACCACCATCGGTACACTCACAGAATATTCCATGGTAATGCGCCTGGCCGAGCAATTCCTGATCCGTGCTGAAGCGAGAATACAGCAAAGCAAACTGGATGATGGCCGTGCCGACCTGGATTCCATACGCATTCGCGCAGGACTGTTGGCATTGCCGGAAACACTTGATAAAAGTGAACTGCTGCTGGCAGTAGAGCAGGAGAGGCATATGGAACTGTTTGTTGAATGGGGGCATCGCTGGTTCGATCTGAAACGTACAGGCAGGTCCGATGCAGTATTGAAACCCATCAAAGACGCCAACTGGCAGTCTACGGATACCTTGTATCCCATTCCTTTGAATGCGATGAAAACGAATGTTTACCTGGAACAAAACGACGGATACAAATGA
- a CDS encoding aminopeptidase P family protein has protein sequence MQNGLLVFMGNEESSMNYRDNWYPFRQDSTFLYYFGLDISGLVAVIDLDNNKEIIFGNELSIDDIIWTGPQPGLQELAQAVGVQKSGPVTQLVILLQQAQKSGQSIQLLPPYRPENKIKLSAWLNTTLPGIEQFISVPFIKAVISQREIKEAIELEEMHKACSISADMHLAVIQNAKPGMKEYELAAMAESIAMSHWGRVSYPTILSVNGQVLHNHYHGNTIQDAQMILCDAGAETNRHYAGDLTRTTPSGKRFTGKQEELYTIVLDAMDHAVSLLKPGITFREVHTQACIRLLSGLKQVGLVKGDPEEAVANDAHTLFFQCGLGHMIGLDVHDMEDLGEEYVGYSDILKKGTSFGWKSLRLGKTLQAGFTLTVEPGIYIIPELIDKWKAVNKLGDFINYELLEDYRHFGGIRIEDNYVINGTGSEKLGKHLPKTLDDLYAARG, from the coding sequence ATGCAAAATGGGCTACTGGTTTTCATGGGAAATGAAGAGAGCAGTATGAACTACCGGGATAACTGGTATCCGTTCAGGCAGGACAGTACCTTCCTTTATTATTTTGGACTGGACATTTCCGGACTGGTGGCGGTGATAGACCTTGACAATAACAAAGAGATCATTTTCGGAAATGAGCTGAGCATCGATGATATTATCTGGACTGGCCCGCAGCCCGGATTGCAGGAGCTGGCGCAGGCTGTAGGCGTGCAGAAAAGTGGTCCGGTTACACAGTTGGTTATACTATTGCAGCAGGCGCAAAAAAGTGGACAATCCATTCAGCTCCTTCCGCCATACCGCCCTGAAAACAAGATCAAATTATCTGCCTGGCTGAATACAACATTGCCTGGCATCGAACAATTTATTTCTGTTCCTTTCATCAAAGCAGTGATCAGCCAGCGTGAAATAAAAGAAGCGATCGAACTGGAAGAAATGCACAAAGCCTGCTCCATCAGTGCCGATATGCACCTGGCTGTGATCCAAAATGCAAAGCCTGGTATGAAAGAATATGAGCTGGCTGCAATGGCGGAATCAATTGCCATGAGCCATTGGGGGCGCGTTTCATATCCAACCATCCTTTCCGTAAATGGGCAGGTCCTGCACAATCATTACCACGGCAATACCATACAGGACGCACAAATGATCCTCTGTGATGCAGGTGCAGAAACCAACAGGCATTATGCAGGCGATCTCACACGCACCACGCCGTCGGGTAAACGCTTTACCGGCAAGCAGGAGGAATTGTATACTATAGTGCTTGATGCCATGGACCATGCAGTAAGCCTGCTGAAGCCTGGTATCACTTTCAGGGAAGTGCATACACAGGCCTGTATCCGCCTGCTGAGTGGTCTCAAACAGGTTGGACTGGTGAAAGGCGATCCCGAAGAAGCAGTAGCCAATGATGCGCATACCCTTTTCTTCCAATGCGGGCTCGGACATATGATCGGACTGGATGTACATGACATGGAAGACCTCGGGGAAGAATATGTTGGCTATTCGGATATTCTGAAAAAAGGAACAAGCTTTGGCTGGAAATCACTTCGCCTGGGTAAAACGCTGCAGGCTGGATTCACGCTCACCGTTGAGCCAGGCATTTACATTATTCCTGAATTGATAGACAAATGGAAAGCAGTGAATAAACTGGGTGACTTCATCAATTATGAACTGCTGGAAGACTACCGGCATTTCGGAGGCATCCGTATCGAAGACAATTATGTGATCAACGGAACCGGAAGTGAAAAACTGGGCAAACATCTTCCCAAAACATTGGACGATCTTTATGCCGCGAGAGGGTAA
- a CDS encoding TonB-dependent receptor, translating into MQIKALCDQAAIVWRGLGTKTILKTMKLTAFFMLAFSLTISARGLSQTVTLSGKEIPLKKIFAEIEKQTGYFVVWSKDQISQSKPVDVQASKQPLESFIKQVLKDQPLEYTIENQTIFIRQKKSPPAKNHLSITVAADPVTGYVKDSDGEPLTGATVTIKGTSTSVATGIKGYFMINAQPGQTLVFSFVGYETREQKVGSGEMMVVLSASANALDEMVIVGYGTAVRRSNTGTVATVKNKDIVSQPVADPLAALQGRVAGLFVSTSSGFRGSNFTVRLRGQNSIGGGNDPLYIIDGVPFFSESIDQFTSAGGNQSPLASINPSDIERIDVLKDADATAIYGSRGANGVILITTRKGKTGKTQFDFNIYTGASKVVNKVDMLSTPEYVALRKEAFANDGETPDDQNAPDLVLWDQNKTTDWQDMIIGNTAKLTQVQASVSGGNEQTRFLLSTSYRHETTVLPNDLPFHRGAVYLNLDHSSVDKKFNITTSVSYSGIKDRSLASDVTSFYNFAPNYPVYDDEGKFYWYRNAQNPIAYLQRRNTNKTKNLVANSVIRYTVLPGLNVKTRLGLTQTNMDQMQVYPKVVFNPESSIGSMTYFGNSEVSSYIIEPQVDYTRRIGEGKLQLLAGGSWQENTRQGKSFIADGFSSDALLEDIGSAGSVTVRTPTLYKKYNYNSFFGRATYNWKEKYIVNASFRRDGSTRFGPGYRFGNFGAVGAAWIFTEEDFFPDNNVISFGKLRASYGTTGNDQIDEYRYLETWKSTSFAYDGVSGIYPSRLANPLFRWEENKKLEASLELGFLNDRILLTTNFYRNISGNQLVDFALTPQVGFTEMTANFPATVLNTGWEFELNSTNISNKDLTWKTELNLTVNKNKLKEFPDLESSTYKDLYVLGQSLTIVRGFQFNRIDPQTGLPEFEDIDKSGDISDPDDFVILGKTMPDYFGGFRNTFTYKGFELDFLFQFVKQDGRNINYGYLSNQPGALENMTVDALNRWRKPGDIVNLPKASLTTDGADYRTYRLSSAMWGDASYIRLKNLSLRYDLSKLVKRYKLNNLSVYVLGQNLITITSYDGFDPETQGLVMPPLRTITAGLQFTF; encoded by the coding sequence ATGCAAATCAAAGCGCTTTGTGACCAGGCTGCTATTGTCTGGCGCGGCCTGGGTACCAAAACAATTCTGAAAACAATGAAACTGACCGCCTTTTTCATGCTCGCTTTCAGCCTTACCATTTCCGCCAGGGGCTTATCCCAAACGGTTACCCTGAGTGGAAAGGAGATCCCCCTGAAAAAGATCTTTGCTGAAATAGAAAAACAAACAGGCTACTTTGTAGTGTGGAGCAAAGATCAGATCAGCCAATCGAAACCTGTTGATGTACAGGCCAGCAAACAGCCCCTGGAAAGCTTTATCAAACAGGTATTGAAGGATCAGCCTTTGGAATATACCATCGAGAATCAAACCATCTTCATCAGGCAGAAGAAGAGCCCGCCTGCTAAAAATCACCTGAGCATTACCGTTGCAGCAGATCCCGTGACCGGGTATGTGAAAGACAGTGATGGCGAGCCTTTGACCGGTGCAACGGTTACCATCAAGGGGACCAGTACTTCGGTGGCAACAGGTATCAAGGGTTATTTCATGATCAATGCGCAACCCGGACAAACACTGGTGTTCTCATTTGTTGGTTATGAAACGCGGGAACAGAAAGTGGGAAGCGGTGAGATGATGGTGGTATTGTCTGCTTCCGCCAATGCGCTGGATGAGATGGTGATTGTTGGTTATGGCACTGCAGTGAGAAGGAGCAATACCGGTACAGTGGCAACGGTGAAGAATAAAGATATTGTTTCACAACCCGTAGCCGATCCGCTGGCTGCTTTGCAGGGCCGGGTGGCAGGCTTGTTCGTTTCCACTTCCAGTGGTTTCCGGGGTTCCAACTTTACCGTTCGTTTGCGTGGACAAAATTCGATCGGTGGAGGGAATGATCCGTTATATATCATTGACGGAGTTCCATTCTTTTCAGAGTCCATCGATCAGTTCACCAGCGCCGGGGGCAATCAAAGTCCGCTTGCAAGCATCAACCCATCTGATATCGAACGTATCGATGTATTGAAAGATGCTGATGCTACCGCCATCTATGGATCAAGGGGCGCCAATGGTGTGATCCTGATCACTACGCGAAAAGGAAAAACAGGAAAAACACAATTCGATTTCAATATTTATACCGGCGCCAGCAAAGTGGTAAATAAAGTGGACATGCTGAGCACGCCCGAATATGTGGCCCTGCGTAAGGAGGCATTTGCCAATGATGGTGAAACGCCCGATGATCAAAATGCCCCTGATCTCGTACTCTGGGATCAGAATAAAACCACTGACTGGCAGGATATGATCATCGGCAATACAGCCAAACTTACACAGGTGCAGGCATCGGTGTCTGGCGGTAATGAACAGACCAGGTTCCTCCTCAGCACTTCCTACCGCCATGAAACTACCGTACTGCCCAATGATCTTCCTTTTCATCGCGGAGCAGTTTATCTGAACCTGGACCATTCCAGCGTTGATAAAAAATTCAACATCACCACTTCCGTGAGTTATTCGGGAATTAAGGACAGATCGCTTGCTTCCGACGTTACATCTTTCTATAATTTCGCTCCGAACTATCCTGTTTATGATGATGAAGGAAAGTTCTACTGGTACCGCAATGCGCAGAACCCGATTGCTTACCTGCAAAGACGCAACACCAATAAAACAAAGAACCTGGTGGCCAATTCCGTGATCAGGTATACGGTGTTGCCGGGCCTGAATGTGAAGACCAGACTGGGGCTTACTCAAACCAATATGGACCAGATGCAGGTGTATCCGAAGGTCGTTTTCAACCCGGAATCCTCTATCGGCAGCATGACTTATTTCGGTAACAGTGAAGTGTCTTCCTATATCATCGAGCCGCAGGTGGATTATACACGCAGGATTGGTGAAGGTAAACTGCAATTATTGGCGGGTGGCAGTTGGCAGGAAAACACCAGGCAGGGTAAAAGCTTTATTGCTGATGGTTTTTCCAGCGATGCATTGCTGGAAGATATCGGCTCGGCAGGATCAGTTACGGTGCGGACACCTACACTTTACAAGAAATATAATTACAATTCATTTTTCGGAAGGGCCACTTATAACTGGAAAGAAAAATACATTGTGAATGCCAGCTTCAGGAGGGATGGTTCTACACGTTTCGGTCCTGGTTACCGCTTTGGTAATTTCGGTGCTGTAGGTGCAGCATGGATATTCACTGAAGAAGATTTTTTCCCTGATAACAATGTGATCAGCTTTGGTAAATTAAGGGCCAGCTATGGAACAACAGGTAACGATCAGATAGATGAATACAGGTACCTGGAAACCTGGAAGTCAACTTCCTTCGCTTATGACGGCGTTTCAGGCATCTATCCCTCCAGACTCGCCAATCCTTTATTCCGATGGGAAGAGAACAAGAAGTTGGAAGCTTCACTGGAACTGGGTTTTCTGAATGATAGAATTTTATTGACAACGAATTTTTACAGGAATATTTCAGGCAACCAACTGGTGGACTTTGCACTCACGCCACAGGTAGGTTTTACTGAAATGACTGCCAATTTCCCGGCTACAGTTCTGAACACAGGTTGGGAATTTGAATTGAATTCCACCAATATCAGCAATAAGGATCTTACCTGGAAAACTGAGCTCAATCTCACAGTGAACAAAAACAAGCTGAAAGAATTTCCTGATCTGGAATCATCCACCTACAAAGATTTATATGTTTTAGGCCAGTCGCTCACTATCGTCAGGGGATTCCAGTTCAATCGTATCGATCCACAAACAGGTCTGCCTGAATTTGAAGATATCGATAAGAGCGGTGACATTTCCGATCCCGATGATTTCGTAATACTGGGCAAAACAATGCCAGATTATTTTGGAGGTTTCAGGAATACTTTCACCTACAAAGGATTTGAGCTCGATTTCCTGTTCCAGTTCGTAAAACAGGATGGTAGAAATATCAACTACGGATACCTGTCCAATCAGCCCGGAGCTTTAGAGAACATGACTGTAGATGCTTTGAACCGTTGGCGCAAACCCGGGGATATCGTGAATCTTCCCAAAGCCAGCCTCACTACCGATGGAGCTGATTACCGTACTTACCGTTTGTCTTCCGCCATGTGGGGAGACGCCAGCTATATCAGGTTGAAGAATCTTTCATTGCGATATGATCTGTCCAAACTGGTAAAACGCTACAAGCTGAACAACCTGAGTGTGTATGTGCTGGGGCAGAATCTGATCACCATCACCAGTTATGATGGCTTCGATCCGGAAACACAGGGGCTGGTGATGCCGCCGCTGAGAACGATCACTGCAGGTTTACAGTTCACTTTCTAA
- a CDS encoding FecR family protein, with protein sequence MADKEFEELFRKYLGDNMTQEEFLRWKQMMQDDAYSQELEAHLEALVNTDQSSAGIDAPVEKMYRHIAAGSLPSQRKSVQMRHYIRLAAAAVVLLLAGAGMFVLFLDNGKKHTDPMKPVIAESLDMLPGSNGAVLTLANGKMVVLDNMQNGVISLESNGKAVLENGALKYEADGSTAGEIQFNTVTTAKGRQFQVRLPDGSRAWLNAASSLTYPTRFAGEERNVKVTGEVYFEVSRQKNMPFKVVTPDQSFIEVTGTSFNVNAYHDEAAVTTTLTEGAVNVHAGNRYRAIRPGQQAAVKGGQINVIDGADTSQVLAWKNGVFDLNNAELPTVMRQLARWYDVNIEYEKQPPVRFGGKMQRNLKLSQVLNGLSGMGVQFRIEEGRKLVVY encoded by the coding sequence ATGGCCGACAAAGAATTTGAGGAACTCTTTCGAAAATACCTGGGCGACAATATGACGCAGGAAGAGTTCCTGCGGTGGAAACAAATGATGCAGGATGATGCTTACAGCCAGGAGCTGGAAGCACACCTGGAAGCATTGGTGAATACAGACCAGTCTTCAGCAGGTATCGATGCGCCTGTGGAAAAAATGTACCGTCATATTGCAGCCGGAAGTTTACCGTCCCAACGAAAGTCTGTACAGATGCGCCACTATATTCGCCTGGCCGCCGCTGCCGTGGTGTTGCTGCTTGCCGGCGCGGGAATGTTTGTACTGTTTTTGGATAATGGAAAAAAACACACTGATCCTATGAAGCCGGTTATTGCAGAATCGCTGGACATGCTGCCTGGCAGCAATGGCGCCGTACTTACACTCGCCAATGGAAAGATGGTAGTGCTCGATAATATGCAGAATGGAGTGATCTCCCTGGAGAGCAATGGTAAAGCGGTCTTGGAAAATGGCGCATTGAAGTATGAAGCCGATGGCTCAACAGCAGGGGAGATACAATTCAATACTGTAACAACGGCAAAGGGCCGTCAGTTCCAGGTTCGCCTGCCGGATGGTTCAAGGGCCTGGCTGAATGCCGCCAGCAGCCTCACCTATCCAACCAGATTCGCCGGTGAAGAAAGAAATGTAAAAGTAACCGGTGAAGTATATTTTGAAGTGAGCAGACAAAAGAACATGCCCTTCAAAGTGGTAACGCCAGATCAATCCTTCATTGAAGTAACAGGCACCAGTTTTAACGTGAATGCTTATCACGATGAAGCAGCCGTTACCACCACACTCACGGAAGGCGCTGTAAATGTACATGCAGGTAATAGATACAGGGCTATCAGACCAGGGCAGCAGGCCGCTGTAAAAGGCGGGCAGATCAATGTGATCGATGGTGCTGATACAAGCCAGGTATTGGCCTGGAAGAATGGTGTGTTTGATTTGAACAATGCAGAACTGCCAACCGTGATGAGGCAACTGGCGCGCTGGTACGATGTAAATATAGAATACGAGAAACAACCGCCTGTGCGCTTCGGTGGAAAAATGCAACGTAATCTGAAACTGTCGCAGGTGCTGAACGGCTTATCCGGTATGGGTGTGCAGTTCAGGATCGAAGAAGGGAGGAAGCTGGTTGTATATTGA